ACGGACGAGGTCATGTCCCCGTGGCCCATGGCCGCGTGCGACATGTGAGCGTGTGCCGCATGCACGTCGCCCATCGGCATCGGCATGGACATGGACATGGGCACGGCCGTCGGCATCGGCGTCGTCGGCTGGGACCAGGAGAAGGCCGTGTGGAGCGCGCTCTGCACGACCACGCTCGCCGCGGTGACGGCGAGGAGGCCGCGCTCGCGGCTCGCGAGGACCCAGGTGACCGCCGTGGTGGCGGCGAAGGCGAGGGAGAGGGTCCAGGCGGGCACGCCCTGCCCCGACATCAGGATGTGACCGGTGGCAGCGAGCAGCACACAGACGGCCGCGAACATCGCGGCCCGCACTCCTCGCGAACATCGGCCTGGTGTCATGGCGCGCCCATCCTTGCACCCCTCTCCGGAGGCATGAGGGCGGGTACGGCCGTCCCGCGGCCGCCCCCTCGACCTGTCGGGACATGAGTACGCGACTGTGACACGTCCCACAAGAGCGCCTCGGGAACTTCCGGCACGGTCGCGACGACTCCCTGAAGGCGACGGCGTTCGGTCCGTTCGCCGAAGCGGGGAGGGGACATGTGGTGAGGAGGGCGGGCACGGCGACCGAGGCGGCACCTGCCGATGCCGGAGAGGGGTCGGCCCGCGGACTGACCGCGCTCCTGACGACGGCCATGGCCTTCTCGATGATGCAGCTCTTCCTGCTCGGAGCGCTGGGCCCGCGCCTCGTCGACCGACTCGGTGTCTCGGAGACCGTGCTGGGCCTGACCACCACGGTGGGCTTCGGCACGGCAGCCGTCCTCTCGCCCGCCGGCGGCCGGATCGTCGACCGCATCGGCCCCCGCCGGGCCCTCGTGGCCCTGCTCGCCCTCTCGGCCGTGGCACTGGGTCTGATCGGCGCCGCGCCCGGCTCCAGTCTGCTGCTCGCGGCCGTCGCGCTCGGCGGCCTGCCCCAGGCGCTCGCCAACCCGGCGACGAACAAGGCGATCCTGGTGTCGGTACCCGCGCCGAAGAGGGGCGCGGTCACCGGTGCCAAGCAGTCCGGTGTCCAGCTGGGGGCCTTCGTGGCCGGGCTGCCCCTCGCCGTGGCCGCGAGCGCGATCGGCTGGCGGGGCGCGGTCTGGGTGGCTGCCGGTGCGGCGCTCCTCGCTGCCCTGTGGGCCTGGCGCACACTGCCGGCCGACGCGTCATCGCCGCCGAAGGTGGCCGCGAGCGGTCCGGCACGGTCCCGCCCCCGTGGGCCCGTGCCCTGGCTGGCCGCCTTCTCGCTCTTCCTCGGCGCGGGCATCGCCTCCGTCAACACCTACCTCGCCCTGTTCGGCTCCCAACGCCTCGGCATGGGGCCCACGGTGGCGGGCGCTCTGGTCGCGGTCCTCGGCGTCGCGGGGATCGCCGGCCGCGTCGGCTGGTCCCGGGCCGCCACACCCGGTCGGGCCCCGTGGCTGCCGGGCCTGCTCGCCGGGGGAGCGGTGGGCGCGGCCGTGCTCCTGGCCGCCGCCGTCCGCGTCGGCCCGCTGGTGTGGGTGGCAGCGGTGGCGGTGGGCGTCTTCGCCGTGTCGGGCAACGCCGTCTCGATGGTCCTGGTGATGCAGCGCTCCGCCCCGGGCCGCGCGGGGCAGGACTCCGCGCTGGTCGCCGCCGGCTTCTTCGCCGGATTCGCCGTGGGGCCACCGCTGTTCGGGTTCCTCGCGGAGCGCGGGCGGTACGGGGAGGGCTGGTCGCTGGTCGCCGTCGAGTTCGCCGTCGCGGGGGCCGTCGCGCTCGCCTGGGCGGTGCGGGACCGCCGTACGCGCGCGGACGGTCCGCGATGACCGCCACGGGTGGGGCCGAGGAAGCCCTCGACCTCATGTGCCGCCGCGTGGGGGAGACCTCGGAGCAGGTGGGTGACCGCTTTCCCCTGTACGCCGAGCCGGCCGACGGTCGTTGGACGACGACAGGACGTGGATCGTGGACGGGCGGATTCTGGGCGGGACTTCTGTGGCTCCGGGCCGGCCACACCGGGAGCGACGCGGACCGTACGGCGGCTGCCGCCGTCACCGCCCGGCTCGCCCCCTGGGCC
This is a stretch of genomic DNA from Streptomyces sp. R44. It encodes these proteins:
- a CDS encoding nitrate/nitrite transporter yields the protein MRRAGTATEAAPADAGEGSARGLTALLTTAMAFSMMQLFLLGALGPRLVDRLGVSETVLGLTTTVGFGTAAVLSPAGGRIVDRIGPRRALVALLALSAVALGLIGAAPGSSLLLAAVALGGLPQALANPATNKAILVSVPAPKRGAVTGAKQSGVQLGAFVAGLPLAVAASAIGWRGAVWVAAGAALLAALWAWRTLPADASSPPKVAASGPARSRPRGPVPWLAAFSLFLGAGIASVNTYLALFGSQRLGMGPTVAGALVAVLGVAGIAGRVGWSRAATPGRAPWLPGLLAGGAVGAAVLLAAAVRVGPLVWVAAVAVGVFAVSGNAVSMVLVMQRSAPGRAGQDSALVAAGFFAGFAVGPPLFGFLAERGRYGEGWSLVAVEFAVAGAVALAWAVRDRRTRADGPR